A single genomic interval of Chitinophaga sp. 180180018-3 harbors:
- a CDS encoding SusC/RagA family TonB-linked outer membrane protein — protein sequence MKRGLLLWLLVTIGVVQAFAQTKLISGKVTDAKDGSGLPGVSVGIKGTGKGALTSNDGSYKIEVPENATLIFSFIGYTSKEVPAGAQSVINVSLGIDNKDLSEVVVTALGIKREKRTLGYTTQEVKGDEITQSKEVNFLSGLQGKVAGVQISSSSGTAGAGTKIVIRGGASLTGNNQPLFVVDGVPISNDQIAVGDDDPIQVGGGSANRGIDIDPNIIESVNILRGASATALYGSRAAGGAVIITTKTGLKKKGLSVTVGSSVNIDKPILPEFQTQWAQGIDGKYYNGIDKKTSQSWGPRMDTFKLDGQPLKKYDPRKDFFKTGTTWDNSLSLTGSTDKSNYLLSYSSLRQEGVTRNTDYYRNSLYANFSSQLTDKFTVTTSLNYIDSKNDRLVEGNGGSTTTPYLSILYNTPVSYDLQPYLNPDGSQRMFRKSSNNPFWIADNTGLSMNVHRFIPNVSLVYTPLNWLTFTERIGADVYADDRKFHEAKGSLGTAFPNGRVFDQIINNTQVNHDFYANARKSWGKFDLSVMVGNNIISEHYTDLLTKGIGLSVDGLYDISNGLTISSRKNYYDRRRVSVYAQAVLEYNRTLSLTLTGRNDWSSTLRPGHNSYFYPSVTGAFIFSELDGLKGSKALSFGKLRIAYTSIGNDAAPYQTSTKFYKSSISDDFNNQIIPPLNGSNAFSLNNILGNRDLEPERIREFEVGLETKWLDNRIGLEASWYSKVSTNLIFETSVSGGSGYTKAIVNAGKFTNKGIEITLNATPIRSKDFNWNIAVNYSKNNGEIVSLTKGVNAIQIGGFTTPGVYLIAGDRYGTIKGTSWARNDKGQKLIDDEGYPIQATSKGIGNIQPDWLGGLTNTFSYKGLDLSLTMDARIGGKIINFDEYYLTYYGTSKLTANREGTTIIEGVRVSDGKPNTTAIKTDQNYWQNSWGSADENLIQDASFIKLRNVTLAYHLGEKLLKRTPFKAAMVSVAGRNLWIHHDKSYTGSDPELGTYGVGGNAAGFYNYVTPSTRSFNATVKLTF from the coding sequence ATGAAAAGAGGACTACTCTTATGGTTACTTGTGACCATCGGTGTTGTGCAGGCCTTTGCACAAACAAAGCTAATCAGTGGCAAGGTAACGGATGCGAAAGATGGCTCGGGTTTGCCGGGTGTATCTGTTGGCATCAAAGGTACTGGCAAAGGTGCACTGACCAGCAACGACGGCTCTTATAAAATTGAAGTGCCGGAAAATGCCACACTTATTTTTTCTTTTATCGGGTATACTTCCAAAGAAGTACCTGCCGGTGCTCAAAGCGTTATCAATGTTTCACTGGGAATAGATAATAAAGATCTGAGTGAAGTAGTTGTTACGGCTCTTGGTATCAAGCGGGAGAAACGTACACTCGGATATACTACTCAGGAAGTAAAAGGAGATGAAATTACCCAATCTAAGGAAGTGAATTTTCTAAGTGGCTTGCAGGGCAAGGTTGCTGGAGTGCAGATCAGCAGCTCCAGTGGAACTGCTGGTGCAGGTACTAAAATTGTAATTCGCGGCGGGGCTTCACTCACAGGTAATAACCAGCCCTTATTTGTAGTGGATGGTGTGCCTATCAGCAATGATCAGATTGCTGTTGGTGATGATGACCCTATTCAGGTAGGCGGCGGTTCCGCTAACAGGGGAATTGACATCGATCCGAATATTATCGAATCCGTAAATATCCTGCGAGGAGCTTCTGCAACTGCATTGTATGGCTCAAGAGCTGCAGGTGGTGCAGTGATTATCACTACCAAAACCGGCTTAAAGAAAAAAGGTTTAAGTGTTACAGTAGGTTCCAGTGTAAATATTGACAAACCCATCTTGCCGGAGTTTCAGACTCAATGGGCACAAGGTATTGATGGTAAATATTACAATGGTATCGACAAAAAGACCTCTCAGTCATGGGGCCCGAGAATGGATACCTTCAAACTGGATGGACAGCCGTTGAAAAAATATGATCCCCGCAAGGATTTCTTTAAAACAGGTACAACCTGGGATAACAGCCTAAGCTTAACAGGGTCTACTGATAAATCTAACTACCTGTTGTCTTATAGCTCCCTTAGACAAGAAGGTGTAACCCGGAACACAGACTACTATCGTAATTCACTTTACGCTAATTTTTCCAGTCAGCTTACGGATAAATTCACGGTTACCACCAGCCTGAACTATATTGATTCAAAGAATGATCGTTTAGTGGAAGGTAATGGCGGAAGTACAACTACGCCGTATCTGTCTATACTTTACAATACTCCGGTCAGTTATGATCTCCAGCCATACCTGAATCCGGATGGTAGCCAGCGCATGTTTAGAAAAAGTTCAAACAATCCATTCTGGATTGCTGATAATACTGGCCTTTCCATGAATGTACATCGTTTTATCCCGAATGTGAGCCTGGTATATACCCCGTTGAACTGGTTAACTTTTACAGAAAGAATCGGCGCAGATGTTTATGCAGACGATCGCAAGTTCCATGAAGCAAAAGGCTCATTGGGAACCGCTTTCCCAAATGGACGTGTGTTTGACCAGATTATTAATAATACACAGGTGAACCACGATTTCTACGCCAATGCACGTAAGAGCTGGGGAAAATTTGATCTGAGTGTAATGGTCGGTAACAATATTATTTCTGAGCATTATACTGATCTGTTAACAAAAGGTATAGGTTTGTCTGTAGATGGATTATATGATATCTCTAATGGCCTCACTATTTCTTCCCGCAAAAATTACTATGACAGAAGAAGGGTAAGCGTATATGCACAGGCCGTATTGGAATATAACAGGACGTTATCATTAACTTTAACCGGAAGAAATGACTGGTCTTCTACTCTCCGTCCAGGCCACAATTCTTATTTTTATCCTTCTGTAACAGGTGCTTTTATATTCTCTGAATTAGATGGACTGAAAGGTAGTAAGGCATTATCGTTTGGTAAATTAAGAATAGCTTACACATCTATTGGTAATGATGCTGCTCCTTATCAGACAAGTACAAAATTCTATAAATCCTCGATCTCTGATGATTTCAATAATCAGATTATTCCTCCGCTCAATGGTTCCAATGCTTTTTCCTTGAATAATATACTGGGAAACAGGGATCTGGAACCAGAAAGGATCAGGGAATTTGAGGTAGGGTTAGAAACCAAATGGCTGGATAACCGCATAGGGCTGGAAGCCAGTTGGTATAGCAAGGTTAGTACCAACCTGATATTTGAAACTTCTGTATCCGGAGGCTCTGGTTACACGAAAGCTATTGTAAATGCTGGTAAGTTTACTAACAAGGGTATTGAGATAACTTTAAATGCAACTCCAATCAGGTCAAAGGATTTCAACTGGAATATCGCAGTTAATTACTCCAAAAATAATGGCGAGATTGTAAGTCTTACTAAAGGTGTGAATGCTATCCAGATCGGAGGCTTCACTACTCCTGGTGTTTACCTGATTGCCGGCGACAGATATGGTACCATCAAGGGAACCAGCTGGGCTAGGAATGATAAAGGACAAAAGTTAATTGACGATGAGGGATACCCGATTCAGGCCACATCAAAAGGTATTGGAAACATCCAACCAGATTGGCTCGGCGGTCTGACCAATACCTTCTCTTATAAGGGTTTGGATTTGTCCCTGACCATGGATGCCCGTATTGGCGGCAAAATCATCAACTTTGATGAATATTATCTGACTTATTATGGTACCAGTAAGCTGACAGCGAACAGAGAAGGTACAACAATCATTGAAGGGGTGAGGGTTAGTGATGGTAAACCCAACACAACCGCTATTAAAACAGACCAGAACTACTGGCAAAACTCATGGGGAAGTGCTGATGAAAACCTGATCCAGGATGCCTCTTTCATCAAGCTCAGAAACGTTACCCTGGCTTATCACCTTGGCGAAAAATTGCTGAAACGTACTCCATTTAAGGCTGCTATGGTGTCTGTAGCAGGTCGTAACCTCTGGATACACCATGATAAGAGCTACACAGGTTCAGACCCTGAACTGGGTACTTATGGTGTTGGCGGAAATGCGGCAGGTTTCTACAACTACGTAACGCCAAGCACCAGATCGTTTAATGCAACAGTGAAATTAACTTTCTAA
- a CDS encoding SusD/RagB family nutrient-binding outer membrane lipoprotein yields the protein MNSDPAGADKVDDNLLLAGVQIQDAFNISGGFPAKVTSFWTQQLSYMQTQPNWESYKVIAADWENTWAYNLYPGALKNLKMLEAQANVGGHAHYEGIAKILIAFNLAHATDLWNAVPYSDGFKGLDNITPKYDSQESIYQTIFTLLDDAIKLLQGANTSVVKPDAKDLVYGKFSGAGTQVDHWIKFAWLLKARYSLRLINAPDGKRTARIDDALAAVDKSFPDASYNAGVKFATTSGNEAPWFQFINNWGSTVMAATLIDMLKKSQDPRLEVMATTNEAGEYVGHVNGVSEGQVAEFSGVGDFFTAADQTVFFGTYDELLFIKAEATYLKSGFSAAQSTLDDAVKATMTRYGLDPNSQAVADYLDANCKLTAANAYNVIMTEKYISNFLSIEAFNDWRRTNLPVLNVANNAYLNMKAVPRRFLYPGSELETNPQPQQPGAMTERVWWDTKQ from the coding sequence GTGAACTCAGATCCTGCCGGCGCAGATAAAGTAGATGATAACCTGCTTTTGGCCGGGGTACAGATCCAGGATGCCTTTAATATTTCCGGCGGCTTCCCGGCGAAAGTAACGTCTTTCTGGACTCAGCAATTATCGTATATGCAGACCCAGCCTAATTGGGAATCTTATAAGGTAATTGCGGCAGACTGGGAGAACACTTGGGCCTACAATCTGTATCCGGGAGCATTGAAAAACCTGAAAATGTTAGAAGCTCAGGCTAATGTCGGTGGTCATGCTCATTATGAAGGTATCGCCAAAATCCTGATTGCATTCAACCTCGCGCATGCAACTGATCTATGGAATGCGGTTCCTTACTCTGATGGTTTTAAGGGTCTGGATAATATCACTCCGAAATATGATTCTCAGGAAAGTATTTACCAGACAATTTTTACATTATTGGATGATGCTATTAAGCTTTTACAGGGGGCCAATACGAGTGTTGTGAAACCTGATGCCAAAGATCTGGTATATGGTAAATTTTCCGGCGCTGGAACCCAGGTAGATCACTGGATTAAATTTGCCTGGTTGCTCAAAGCGAGATATTCACTCCGTCTGATTAACGCTCCGGATGGCAAACGTACTGCGCGTATTGATGATGCACTGGCTGCTGTAGACAAGAGTTTCCCGGATGCCAGTTACAATGCCGGAGTAAAGTTTGCTACCACCTCCGGAAATGAAGCACCATGGTTCCAGTTTATTAACAACTGGGGAAGCACGGTTATGGCCGCAACACTGATAGATATGCTTAAGAAGAGCCAGGATCCTCGTTTGGAGGTAATGGCAACTACCAATGAGGCAGGAGAGTATGTGGGGCATGTAAATGGCGTCTCAGAAGGACAGGTTGCTGAATTTTCTGGTGTTGGTGATTTCTTTACCGCTGCTGACCAGACTGTTTTCTTTGGTACATATGATGAGCTTTTATTTATCAAAGCTGAGGCAACTTATCTTAAAAGTGGTTTCAGTGCCGCCCAGTCTACACTGGATGATGCTGTGAAAGCTACGATGACCCGTTATGGATTAGATCCTAATAGCCAGGCAGTGGCAGATTACCTGGATGCCAATTGTAAACTGACTGCGGCAAATGCCTACAATGTGATAATGACAGAAAAGTATATTTCTAACTTTTTATCAATTGAGGCGTTCAACGACTGGCGCAGGACTAATTTGCCAGTATTGAATGTAGCCAATAATGCCTACCTCAATATGAAGGCCGTTCCCCGCAGATTTCTATATCCAGGTAGCGAGTTAGAGACAAATCCACAACCACAGCAACCAGGTGCAATGACAGAACGTGTTTGGTGGGATACTAAACAATAG
- the gatB gene encoding Asp-tRNA(Asn)/Glu-tRNA(Gln) amidotransferase subunit GatB — MSDIYSKYETVIGLEVHAQLLTESKLFCSDSAAFGGAPNTHISPITMGHPGTLPRMNRKAAEYAIKLGLACHCEIEKDNYFARKNYFYPDLPKGYQVSQHTAPICKSGYVSITTDAGTRDVKLNRIHLEEDAGKLLHDQDPENSYVDLNRAGVPLVEIVTEPDIHSSEEAYAYLTEIRRLVRYLGVCDGNMEEGSMRCDANISVRLKGSTTLGTKVEVKNMNSIRNVKRAIDSEVKRQIDLIEAGGTLVQETRSFDASNGSSFSLRSKEEANDYRYFPEPDLAPFRLSDEFIDGIRATLPALPEELVRKYTTEFGLPEYDARVICDDKSTSDYYESLVAQTSQYKAAANWLLGPVKSWLNEHSADISRFPVTPAALAKLIALVDAGKVSFSIASSRILPEMMQSSAEPLEIATSLNLLQDHNADHISPLIDEVLAKYPDKVAEFKGGKKGLMSLFVGEVMKLSKGKADPRLTNELLAEKLKR, encoded by the coding sequence ATGAGCGATATATACAGCAAATATGAAACAGTGATCGGCCTGGAAGTGCATGCACAGCTGCTTACAGAGAGTAAATTGTTCTGTAGCGACAGTGCTGCCTTTGGCGGTGCTCCCAATACGCATATCAGTCCTATTACGATGGGGCATCCGGGCACCCTGCCGCGGATGAACCGCAAAGCAGCCGAATATGCAATAAAACTGGGACTGGCCTGCCATTGTGAAATCGAGAAAGATAACTATTTCGCCCGCAAAAACTACTTTTACCCGGATCTGCCCAAAGGCTACCAGGTATCGCAACATACTGCTCCCATTTGTAAAAGTGGCTACGTCAGCATCACTACCGATGCCGGTACCCGCGACGTAAAATTAAATCGTATCCATCTGGAAGAAGATGCCGGAAAGCTGCTGCACGACCAGGATCCGGAAAACAGTTATGTGGATCTTAACCGTGCCGGTGTACCGTTGGTGGAGATTGTAACTGAGCCCGACATTCACAGCAGTGAAGAAGCCTATGCTTACCTGACGGAAATACGGCGGCTGGTTCGCTACCTGGGTGTTTGCGATGGTAATATGGAAGAGGGCAGCATGCGGTGTGATGCCAATATTTCCGTGCGGCTCAAAGGCAGCACTACGCTGGGAACGAAGGTAGAAGTAAAAAACATGAACTCTATCCGCAATGTAAAGCGGGCTATTGATAGCGAAGTAAAAAGGCAGATAGATCTGATAGAAGCTGGTGGTACCCTGGTACAGGAAACACGGAGTTTCGATGCGTCTAATGGTAGTTCTTTTTCGCTACGTTCCAAGGAAGAAGCTAACGACTACCGATACTTCCCCGAGCCAGACCTGGCGCCGTTCAGACTTTCAGACGAATTCATTGATGGCATCAGAGCCACGCTACCTGCACTTCCGGAGGAGCTGGTACGGAAATACACTACCGAATTCGGTTTGCCGGAGTACGATGCCCGGGTGATATGTGACGATAAATCCACTTCAGATTATTACGAAAGCCTGGTTGCACAAACCAGTCAGTATAAAGCGGCTGCCAACTGGTTGCTTGGTCCGGTTAAATCGTGGCTGAATGAGCATTCAGCCGATATCAGCCGGTTCCCGGTAACGCCGGCAGCATTGGCAAAACTGATTGCCCTGGTAGATGCGGGGAAAGTCAGTTTCTCTATTGCCTCTTCCCGTATATTGCCGGAAATGATGCAGTCGTCCGCAGAGCCGCTGGAAATAGCCACCAGTCTTAATCTGCTGCAAGATCACAATGCAGATCATATTTCGCCGCTGATAGATGAAGTGCTGGCAAAATATCCGGATAAAGTTGCGGAGTTCAAGGGGGGCAAAAAAGGATTGATGTCTCTCTTCGTTGGTGAAGTGATGAAGCTCTCGAAAGGTAAAGCGGATCCCCGCCTGACCAACGAGCTGCTGGCTGAAAAATTAAAGCGTTAA
- a CDS encoding aldehyde dehydrogenase has protein sequence MISKAQASQLYQAQQAYFDTGATLPYSFRKAQLKRLKKGIRKYEDKILAALHADLHKHPLEAYSSEVGFIYEEITYILEGLKLWMEPEVVTSPFTAYPSSSRVYKQPLGLTLIIGPWNYPFMLLISPLLGAIAGGNCAIIKPSEMAPHTAAVTAELIRDTFDPAYVTVVEGDGMEVIPALMSFRFDHVFFTGSIPVGKKIMEMAVPHLTPVTLELGGKSPCIVDETANITVTAKRIIWGKFWNAGQTCVAPDYLLVHQRVKEQLVAAMKSAITAFFGADPATSTDYARMINARRFDTVAGYLKEGNILHGGQLNRDELYIAPTLIDEVEWNDPVMQEEIFGPVLPILTYNELPQAIQAIKQLPYPLALYIFTKSSKTEKMIIDHVRFGGGCVNNALVHLTNPELPFGGAGYSGMGRYHGKYSFDTFTHQKGMLKTATWLDVPVKYPPFKDKLKMLKMIMK, from the coding sequence ATGATCAGTAAGGCCCAGGCAAGTCAGCTTTATCAGGCGCAACAGGCGTATTTTGATACAGGTGCTACTTTGCCCTATTCGTTCCGGAAAGCGCAGCTAAAGCGCCTGAAGAAGGGAATCAGGAAGTATGAAGATAAGATACTGGCCGCGCTGCATGCGGATCTGCATAAACATCCACTGGAGGCTTATAGCAGTGAGGTCGGATTTATATATGAGGAGATCACTTATATCCTCGAAGGACTTAAACTGTGGATGGAGCCGGAAGTAGTTACTTCTCCCTTTACCGCATATCCCAGTAGCAGCCGGGTATATAAACAGCCTCTCGGATTGACGCTGATCATCGGGCCCTGGAACTACCCGTTTATGTTGCTTATCAGCCCGTTGTTAGGGGCTATTGCCGGTGGAAACTGTGCTATCATCAAACCATCGGAAATGGCGCCACATACGGCCGCAGTAACCGCTGAGCTGATCAGGGATACTTTCGATCCTGCTTATGTTACCGTGGTGGAAGGAGATGGAATGGAAGTGATTCCTGCGTTGATGAGCTTCCGTTTCGACCATGTATTTTTCACCGGCAGCATTCCCGTGGGCAAAAAGATCATGGAAATGGCGGTGCCACACCTGACGCCGGTAACGCTGGAACTGGGTGGAAAATCGCCTTGTATTGTGGATGAAACCGCGAATATAACGGTAACGGCCAAACGAATTATATGGGGGAAGTTCTGGAATGCAGGGCAAACCTGCGTGGCGCCTGATTATCTGCTGGTGCATCAGCGGGTGAAGGAACAATTGGTGGCAGCAATGAAGAGTGCTATCACGGCGTTCTTTGGAGCTGATCCGGCCACCAGCACCGATTATGCCCGGATGATTAATGCCCGTCGGTTTGATACAGTGGCGGGTTACCTGAAGGAAGGGAATATCCTGCACGGCGGACAGTTGAACAGAGACGAACTTTATATAGCCCCAACCCTGATCGATGAAGTGGAGTGGAACGACCCGGTGATGCAGGAGGAGATATTTGGTCCGGTATTACCCATACTTACTTATAATGAGCTGCCACAGGCCATCCAGGCGATCAAACAACTGCCTTACCCGCTGGCGCTGTATATTTTTACCAAGAGTAGCAAGACGGAGAAAATGATCATAGATCACGTGCGGTTTGGAGGTGGTTGTGTGAATAATGCCCTGGTACACCTGACCAATCCGGAACTACCTTTTGGCGGGGCGGGTTACAGTGGCATGGGGCGGTATCACGGAAAATACAGTTTTGATACATTCACACATCAGAAAGGAATGCTGAAAACAGCCACCTGGCTGGATGTACCAGTGAAATATCCACCATTTAAGGATAAACTGAAAATGCTGAAAATGATTATGAAATAG
- a CDS encoding PDZ domain-containing protein has translation MKSVAKGTPADKAGIKTGDVITAIDNENINEPAQLFEIIGKHQPGDKITVTYTRNSKSTKAAVTLDERKDLGGGSFGTYPAVPGFPKSGPRSFTFPSPRGRQGFGDGWFNYEDNGVKLGLQVQDTENGDGARVIDIAEGSPAASAGFMKNDVVQELGGAAVKSASDLARAYRENRSKGILQAKVNRNGSLKTIDIKIPKKLNKADI, from the coding sequence GTGAAATCAGTAGCCAAAGGCACTCCGGCCGATAAAGCAGGGATTAAAACAGGCGATGTTATTACAGCTATTGATAACGAAAACATCAATGAGCCTGCCCAATTGTTTGAGATAATCGGTAAACACCAGCCAGGCGACAAAATAACGGTAACGTACACACGAAATTCAAAATCCACTAAGGCAGCTGTTACACTCGACGAAAGAAAGGATCTGGGCGGAGGCTCTTTTGGTACCTATCCTGCGGTTCCCGGATTTCCGAAAAGCGGTCCACGCAGCTTTACATTCCCTTCTCCGCGCGGCCGCCAGGGCTTCGGCGACGGATGGTTTAACTACGAAGATAATGGGGTAAAACTGGGTTTACAGGTACAGGATACTGAAAATGGAGATGGAGCGCGGGTAATAGACATTGCAGAAGGTTCACCTGCAGCCAGTGCAGGATTTATGAAAAACGATGTTGTGCAGGAACTGGGCGGAGCGGCGGTTAAATCTGCCTCAGATCTGGCCAGAGCATACCGCGAAAACCGCAGCAAAGGCATTTTACAGGCGAAGGTTAACCGCAACGGAAGTCTAAAAACAATAGATATTAAAATACCAAAGAAGCTTAATAAAGCAGATATATAA
- a CDS encoding TlpA disulfide reductase family protein encodes MKKYLLWAAAGLLLAGCAGEKEKGEFKIEGHLSNLPLGTVVLEELTLDNVKTVDSSNVKDASGKFTLKGMVAEQGLYRIRFNNGKFILLALDAGDMKVNGDMDKLEDLKISGSEATSELQQFMNDISKQSVALTADMRKLDSLHGSAPDSVFQPQVAAFQKKEKDFEEGFFIMADKTKNPANAVFAISQVSKGEAILEHKQVIANLTKRFPKNMLVKSMTDKIAELEKNQGGGDAGSEEPTAVKVGQVAPDFTLPDPSGKMISLSSFRGKYVLVDFWASWCGPCRQENPNVVKAYQQFKGKNFTILGVSLDKTKDKWQEAIKADGLAWNHVSDLKFWESAVVPLYGINAIPTNFLLDPQGKIIAANLRGQALEEKLKEVLK; translated from the coding sequence ATGAAAAAATACTTATTATGGGCGGCCGCCGGTTTGTTACTGGCTGGATGTGCCGGAGAAAAGGAAAAAGGGGAATTTAAAATAGAAGGTCATCTGAGTAACCTTCCCCTGGGTACTGTAGTCCTGGAAGAATTAACGCTGGATAATGTAAAAACAGTAGATTCTTCCAATGTAAAAGACGCCAGCGGGAAATTTACGCTGAAAGGTATGGTGGCTGAACAGGGCTTATACCGCATCCGCTTCAATAATGGTAAATTCATATTACTGGCGCTGGATGCAGGCGATATGAAGGTAAACGGAGATATGGATAAACTGGAAGATCTGAAGATCTCCGGTTCTGAAGCCACTTCAGAACTGCAGCAGTTTATGAATGATATCAGCAAACAATCTGTGGCATTGACAGCAGATATGCGTAAACTGGACAGTTTGCATGGCAGTGCCCCTGACAGTGTATTCCAGCCGCAGGTAGCTGCTTTCCAGAAGAAAGAAAAAGATTTCGAAGAAGGCTTTTTCATCATGGCAGATAAAACCAAGAACCCCGCCAATGCAGTATTTGCAATCAGTCAGGTGAGCAAGGGAGAGGCCATCCTGGAGCACAAACAAGTGATCGCAAACCTTACGAAGAGATTCCCTAAGAATATGCTGGTAAAGAGCATGACCGATAAAATTGCAGAACTGGAGAAAAACCAGGGCGGGGGAGATGCCGGCAGCGAAGAGCCTACAGCAGTGAAAGTAGGCCAGGTAGCACCGGATTTCACTTTACCAGATCCTTCAGGCAAAATGATCAGCCTGAGTTCTTTCCGTGGTAAATATGTGCTCGTGGATTTCTGGGCCAGCTGGTGTGGACCATGCCGCCAGGAAAATCCGAACGTAGTAAAAGCCTATCAGCAGTTCAAGGGAAAGAATTTTACCATTCTGGGAGTATCGCTGGATAAAACAAAAGATAAATGGCAGGAAGCTATTAAAGCCGACGGACTGGCCTGGAATCATGTGAGCGACCTGAAGTTCTGGGAATCAGCGGTAGTGCCTTTATATGGTATTAATGCGATTCCTACTAACTTTCTGCTGGATCCGCAGGGAAAGATTATTGCAGCGAATCTGAGAGGGCAGGCGCTGGAAGAGAAGTTGAAGGAAGTGTTGAAGTGA